The following proteins are encoded in a genomic region of Corticium candelabrum chromosome 19, ooCorCand1.1, whole genome shotgun sequence:
- the LOC134194763 gene encoding uncharacterized protein LOC134194763 — MVDQEVTDDMLLKIALNTTICASWSHLALCLDYEMFGGGGVKLIKQEHVDDPFTQVTSMLEKWHNHHAKKATVQKLITAMCNCQWERQAEEIFGERLVKLATQANADSPDGLPDPLRRKITPLQLMEVSKELLDLWLEIGVALKIPKGNLKNIEHKHRDDLSKRLFEVLELWCDREVIPTVGALVEACKCKGVNAEVRCRKALGLIPK, encoded by the exons ATGGTGGATCAAGAGGTGACGGACGACATGTTGCTGAAGATAGCACTTAACACCACAATATGTGCAAGTTGGAGTCATCTTGCATTATGTCTTGATTATGAGATGTTTGGTGGTGGAggtgttaaattaattaagcaggaACACGTTGATGACCCATTTACGCAAGTAACAAGCATGTTGGAAAAATGGCACAACCATCATGCTAAAAAAGCCACGGTCCAGAAGCTCATTACAGCGATGTGTAACTGCCAGTGGGAACGTCAGGCTGAAGAAATATTTGGAGAGAGATTGGTAAAGCTTGCCACACAAGCTAATGCTGACTCTCCAGACG GTTTACCTGACCCTCTTAGAAGAAAGATTACGCCGCTGCAGCTGATGGAG GTTTCAAAAGAACTTCTAGACCTATGGCTAGAGATTGGCGTTGCCTTAAAGATACCAAAGGGGAACTTGAAAAACATCGAGCATAAGCACAGGGATGATTTGTCAAAGCGCCTCTTCGAGGTCCTAGAACTATGGTGTGATCGTGAAGTTATTCCCACTGTTGGAGCTCTGGTGGAAGCCTGTAAATGTAAAGGAGTGAATGCAGAAGTAAGATGTCGGAAAGCTCTCGGTCTTATTCCCAAGTAA